The nucleotide sequence aaaacaagcgGCAAGTCCAAAAATTAGTACCTGATAACCATCTGAACcaataaattatcaaaattggaaAGATAATGGCGAGTTGAGAAAATTCTAAACTCAGAAGGGATTCAAACATACCATAATGATTGCAACCAACTCCACCAATGATAGGAGGTTGCTGAGATCGCAAAGCATGAAACTGGTACAAGTGTTTGGTTGAACAGAAGAATTCATTTGGAGCCTTTCTAAAAGCAATGATGTAGCAGCGTCTACAGAGACAGAATCCTCAGAGAATGGGCATTTGACACATGGACTGAACATAATTCGAGAGTTGCTCACAGATGGAATAAAAGAACTAGCAGTATCTGATGAGCTTACTCCCTCGAGATGTGTAACTATAGATTTCATGATAATCACTAAATTAGAATTGCCAAAGTTAAGAAACTTCTCTCCTCCCAGATAAGCAAAAACATGCAGGATTCTCAGAACCAATGAATGATTGGACCTGCTAGTCTGCAAAATGTTGTAGGACATTTCGCAAATAAAACCAGTGTGGTCAAGTGCTGCACATATTGATGCTAAAACAATGCTCCCTGCTACCAACTCATCGGCTGATGCTGGTCGAGAGGATACATGAACCCCATCAACCAAGGTCTCTGAAGAATAATCCTTACACACCACAAATCTTCCATTTATTAGGGAATCCTCCATGATACTAAGTGATTCCTCCAAACTACCAAATTCTGCAAATATGCTTCTCCCCTCCCAATCAGACATCACTGCACAACGGAAAAAAAACAATAAGTTTAATACCAAAATGGAGGATGAAACTAATAATGTTTTTCTAAATTATGACATAACATgatcaaggaaaaaaaaacaacaaacctGAGCACATGTGTTGAACATAAGAATCCAAGCAGGGGTTTGAAGTCCGATTCAAGCTCCCAAATTTAATCAGAGCAGCAGTGGAGAAGTTAAGCAGCAACAATGAAAAGAATATGCAAACCTTTTCCCTATACAGGATCACCAAAAATAAATCAATTAGCACATATATCCACTAGTATACTAAGCACAAGACCACATTATCTAAACCAACTGGCAGTTCGAAAATAAAACAAGATTAGATCAATATAAGGACTGAAaaacagagagggagagagagagagagagagagagagtatttaCTTGGGTAATAGTTTTTCTTCAGTCTTGAGAGCAAGCAGAATTTCTCGCACCCTCCAATCTGTGTGAGTAATTAAAGGGTACAGTGTAATACAACCTCTGAAGGCATAACATATCCTAGAAATGCTGCTACTGTCCTTAAAATTAGATAACACCAGATATCCAAGTTCACTTCCAAGGGGGAACACAGCCTCCACATTTCTTGCAAGCGGAGCATCAGACATCAGTTGAGTACCAGAGTCCTTGAGATCACAAGCTTTTGTCGTCGTAACAGAATTACCAAAAACATCCCCGCTCTTCCCTAGTATGTCAACAGCATCAACTTCAACTCCATAAGAGGGTGActgtttttcttctttacttGATGATCCTTCACAGTAGGATTCCTTTGATGAAGGTTTAAGATTATCTGCACCAGATGCTTCAAGACCTTGAACCTCAATCTCGGGAAGTGTAGGAGACAGTGGCACTTCCATAGCCATCCTGTAGCATTCCTCATCAGAAGCATTGTCCAAGTCTAACAGTTTCAGGTAGTTCCCATCGGTTACTTCATCAAAACTTGCCAACGTTTCAAAATCACTTGTAGCAGCTTCTCTGATTGCTTGAGCAACCCCTATCAGCTCATTAGCATTTGATGGAACTTGTCTGCAGATACTTGCATATCCAAAGACttcattttcaaatttattgGCCATCTTTTGCTCATCACTGTCAGCATACTTCTGCCTTGCCAGTTTATCTTCAataccttcatttccctttttaTATAGCTTTCCGTGCATTGCATTACCCTGCAGACTAGGAAGCAGATATCTCCCTTCTTCATAATGTTTTTCCATTTGCTTGTTCAACAAACAATGCATGACAGAAAGGTTTTCCTCTATCCGCATGTGCAACTTCTTACCCTCTGTATATAAACCCTCAATTGATTCAACCGCATGAAGTATCCTCTTTCTTTTCCTGCTATGCTCATTAACTTTTCCAACCCCATCAGTTCTAAAAGGACTTCTGACACTGTTTTCGGCAACCACAGCAGCATTTTCATTGCAATTTATTTTGGTAACCTCAGCAGATAAGTTGGATATTGTTGGTTGCACATTCTCCTCAACCAATTTTTCCTGTGAGCCCACCAACTGTCTATCAGAAAAAGATTCCCTATTGGAATGTATTGCAGAACTCTGTAACATTTTTCGGTTAGAGCCTCTGACTGGAGACTCCAGTATAGAATCAATACCTGAAATAGAATCAGTGCAGTTTCCTCCAGATAAAAGAAGAAACGGTGCAGTATGTTGTGTGGCTTCTCTTGCATCCAAAACTGGGCAACCAGGCTTGAGACGCTTAACTCCACTTTGAAGGTTCATCTACAAATTGCACAAGCCCATTTCAGTAAACAGAACAAGACTACAATGTTGTGAAACTACTGATAACATTGGGGTAAATAATGTAAAAgccaagaaagaaaaattgtgCTTATTAAAGACAAGACATCCCCATAAACATTCAATCAAAATCCATGCATTAGAAGCAAAACTAAATATTTGAAAGGCTAACTGGCGTAAGTCACATGTACAAGGAAACATGACTATTTGACACAAAACTACAACTAGACTAGTACAATAGGTAGAAGAAATGTTTCAGGGCTGGAGGGTGGAGTTCAAACAAATGACTCACCAACTTAAGACACCTATTTTTAAACCATATTAGTGTTATTATGGTATTAGTCTAGAACTTTCCAAGCATCAAAGTAGAATAATGAGCACGCTTATTCTCTACCCACCAGATTACAACACTAAGAGCCATCAGATGAATAAGGTTCATTTGTCATCAACGAcgaatgaaaaaaaagaaaataaatcaacAGTAGCTATACCAAATCCTAAAACACGCATGTTATGCTCCAAGTTTAGATTCCTAACCAATATCATGAAAGCTAACAATACTAAGTTATTATctacaaaatcaaattgaaATATGGTAGCACTAGAGATTAGACTGAAAAAAACGAACCTTTTTTAGGTCATCTGTACCTTCAGCACTATGAGAAAAAGCCTTATTTAGCATACCCAGGCGCTGTGAAAATTGATCAAACTCCACTTCCATGCGACCTAGTTCCTGTTGCAAGATGCTGTTCCGACTTCTTTCCAGCTTGACCACTTCATTAGCAtgatttctttgctttttctCAAACTTAAGTTGTTTCTTCAAGTGTTTCACTTTTGCACTTTCAGCAACCTTATCTTTTCGAAGTTCGACAGCCGATGcatcaattaattttctggaggATAATTCCTCAATCTTCTTCTTAGCATCTTCCAACTGTCTAGACAGATGATCAGCACGAGATTTTTCTTCCATCACCTTCTTCCAATTCACTTCCACAAGCTTTTTCTGCTTTTCAGCTTTCACCCTCTCTGATTCTGCCCGTTTTTTCTCCTTGATTACCTTctgtttttcaatttcatacctttTGTTCAGTTCCTCAAAATTTGGATGCTCCAAAACCaatttcaattcatctgatttaCTCTCTTGGAAAGCTACACCACTTCTATTGTTAAACGATTGTGCGTTTGGAGCCTCATCCAATTCTCTTAAAGGCCTAATTTCATTTATCTCTTTCTGTAACTCATCAACCCTTTTCCTACTCTCTACCAGTTCCATAGATAAACGTTCAGCACGATGTTTTTCTTCCATAGTCATCTTCCTATTGGCTTCAGCAAACTTCCTGTGTTCATCAGCCTTGGCCTTCTCTGAATTTgcaatctctctctccttgACCACCTTCTGTTTTTCTCCCTCAAGCTTCCGGTTCGCCTCAACAAGCTTCAATGTCTCAGAAGCCAGATCAGAATTTACTTTATGAGCTTCTTTCTTCAGTACCTCCAACTGAAGCCCATAATTCTCAGCCTTCTCTCTTTCAATATTGGCACGCTTCCTTTCGTCATCAGTCTTACTTTTTTCAGCTTTAGCAGATTTTCGTGCTTCGgaagctttcttcttctccacttCTACATTCTTGCTTGCTGAGTCTgcccttttcttctctctctcgatAAGCTTCTTGAGTtgatcaattttcttttcatagtCATCAAGTTGAGCTTTAAGCAGGTTTACTTCACTTTTATCTTGACCATCTGCATTTCCTCTCTGCTTTAGAGAATATATCTCAGATTTCAACTCAGAAATTTCGTTCTCCAGAGATGCCCTAGCAGCAGTTTCCTTTACTTTCTCCTCTTTCTCAACATTGGCATTCTTACTTGCTGAGTCttcccttttcttctctctctcaataAGATCCTTGAGACGATTAATTTCCTTGTCCCGGTCAGAAACTTGTGCTTTGAGAAGGTTTATTTCACCTTTATATTGGGCATCTACATTTCCTCTCGGCTTTACGGAAATCTCAGATTTCAACCTAGAAATTTCTTTCTCCAAAGATAACCCAGCAGCAGAtgctttctctttctcctcTTTCTCAATATCTGCCCGTGATCGTTCTTCCTCGAGTGCTGAAAGTACAGAGTTACAAAAGCAAGAAAAGGAGGTTAGTCACTTGGAAAAGTTATCACCACACTCTCTATCATAACTATATACAAACTAACATTGCATATTGACTGAGAGTTCACTTAAGTAACCTAGTTTTGCATCTGGTTCTAAATTTCGACACAAGAGAGAACCATAGTGTTTAACGTGAAACATACAAATCTAACAGGTAGAGAACTCCAAAAACCATAAACTGCTTTGACAActaactaaactttaaaacttttCAACATAAACCAAACAGGTACCCAATTTACATCTACCCGAAAGGAGCTTCAGTCATGAAACTCGTTATCAAATCCACAATCCAAGTGACCCATGTTAAGAAAGTATTAACATTTCAACAGCTTATTTAACAATACTAAATTTTTAATGTCTGAAGGATCCTAAAAAATTTACCTGTCTTGAGATTGGAATTCTCGGCTTGAGCTCTTTCAACCTCCTGTTGAAGCAAGTGCACAGCTTCCCGCAGTGCATTCCGTCCCTTTTCGAGCTTCGAGTACTTCTGTTTCCACTGCATAGCAAGCATAAAATTGGGTGAACAATGAAATCGAATAACACTTtaataaattcaaaaaattgaaaactaaataaaaatttgaaaatttgaaatctttACCGTAGCACAGCACGAATTGACCACCTGGGCATTCACTGGCACGTCTGCCGCCATTGCTGAAATCATGTCGGCAAGGCAAAAAGCTTTCGAAATGAGAGGGGAAAAGTTAAcgaattgagagagagagtcgtACTGGTTCTATTGCAGTGGGATGAAGGAGTTGAAGTGGCCCATTAACAAGCAGTAAAACCCTAGATCCCCAAATCGTTGATGAATCTCTCAATACAAAAGAGAGCGAGAATCTGAATAAGAAGAGAACGCAACCGCCTATGTTACTAGCATTCACAACTGACTTTTGAAATACCGGCACTGAGAGAGAGGAACCCTAAATGGTTTTGGGTCGGTAAATCCGGTTCCTAATCGGATCCTTAAACCCCAcgagatctttttttttttaaaagtagtTTTCACAAATTAAGTAAATCAAACAGAACTACaggataaaattaaaaaacatgtCCTGGAGAGTTGGAGGTAAAAAGAAAAGcgtatttattattatttatatttttttaatttatttgtcatttagtactacgatttATTGGTATTTACGTAAAAGATCTTAAATTCGATTCTCGTAAACATGAATCATATTATACTTGCATATTGTCAAATTGAGTCTATATTATTatcttaatgtaaataatatcgtttttaaaaaaaaatatttaaataaataaattctcACTCTGTGTGTGGATCACTAGAAAATGTAAGTTAAAAATTTAAAGAACCCCAAATTGACGAAAGGTCTTGGACCAAACTTCATTCTGGTATCAGCCCAAAATCAAATCCAAGTCCATTTCAAACCAGCAATCAGCCCAGCCCAATACGGGATGCAAAGTCGAATATGAGTGGACCTGGTGGAGATATATTTCAAAATTAGGTGGACAAGTGTTGCAGTATTATTGGTTCATGTCATTACGTATGGAAATGAGCGTTGGCTGGTCAAGACCATGAACGCGCCACGTTCCATGCTATAACTCCTGAATTTCTCAGGTGGACTGTTTTTTTTCTAGTATTGTCCTTTCaatgaactttttttttctagtaCACATTTTGAAGCTTATTTTCGTTATTGTAATTGAGACATTCAATGGCATGTTTACTTAGCATAAATAGAGAATAAGAACATCTTCAAAGAAGGTATCAAA is from Malus sylvestris chromosome 5, drMalSylv7.2, whole genome shotgun sequence and encodes:
- the LOC126623606 gene encoding uncharacterized protein LOC126623606 isoform X2 — encoded protein: MAADVPVNAQVVNSCCATWKQKYSKLEKGRNALREAVHLLQQEVERAQAENSNLKTALEEERSRADIEKEEKEKASAAGLSLEKEISRLKSEISVKPRGNVDAQYKGEINLLKAQVSDRDKEINRLKDLIEREKKREDSASKNANVEKEEKVKETAARASLENEISELKSEIYSLKQRGNADGQDKSEVNLLKAQLDDYEKKIDQLKKLIEREKKRADSASKNVEVEKKKASEARKSAKAEKSKTDDERKRANIEREKAENYGLQLEVLKKEAHKVNSDLASETLKLVEANRKLEGEKQKVVKEREIANSEKAKADEHRKFAEANRKMTMEEKHRAERLSMELVESRKRVDELQKEINEIRPLRELDEAPNAQSFNNRSGVAFQESKSDELKLVLEHPNFEELNKRYEIEKQKVIKEKKRAESERVKAEKQKKLVEVNWKKVMEEKSRADHLSRQLEDAKKKIEELSSRKLIDASAVELRKDKVAESAKVKHLKKQLKFEKKQRNHANEVVKLERSRNSILQQELGRMEVEFDQFSQRLGMLNKAFSHSAEGTDDLKKMNLQSGVKRLKPGCPVLDAREATQHTAPFLLLSGGNCTDSISGIDSILESPVRGSNRKMLQSSAIHSNRESFSDRQLVGSQEKLVEENVQPTISNLSAEVTKINCNENAAVVAENSVRSPFRTDGVGKVNEHSRKRKRILHAVESIEGLYTEGKKLHMRIEENLSVMHCLLNKQMEKHYEEGRYLLPSLQGNAMHGKLYKKGNEGIEDKLARQKYADSDEQKMANKFENEVFGYASICRQVPSNANELIGVAQAIREAATSDFETLASFDEVTDGNYLKLLDLDNASDEECYRMAMEVPLSPTLPEIEVQGLEASGADNLKPSSKESYCEGSSSKEEKQSPSYGVEVDAVDILGKSGDVFGNSVTTTKACDLKDSGTQLMSDAPLARNVEAVFPLGSELGYLVLSNFKDSSSISRICYAFRGCITLYPLITHTDWRVREILLALKTEEKLLPKEKVCIFFSLLLLNFSTAALIKFGSLNRTSNPCLDSYVQHMCSVMSDWEGRSIFAEFGSLEESLSIMEDSLINGRFVVCKDYSSETLVDGVHVSSRPASADELVAGSIVLASICAALDHTGFICEMSYNILQTSRSNHSLVLRILHVFAYLGGEKFLNFGNSNLVIIMKSIVTHLEGVSSSDTASSFIPSVSNSRIMFSPCVKCPFSEDSVSVDAATSLLLERLQMNSSVQPNTCTSFMLCDLSNLLSLVELVAIIMSWEWTSANIIPRLLKVMESCMAENVITGIVVLLGQLGRIGVNALGYGDKEVEFLRGELSAFLCRDSATSVGLPTQIATVTALLGLLSSDFKTIIQNNAISAAIGSQFGPAESIRKWFSLLPKKQQDFSFGLLQTAGMEPEPEIPCCKT
- the LOC126623606 gene encoding uncharacterized protein LOC126623606 isoform X1, which codes for MISAMAADVPVNAQVVNSCCATWKQKYSKLEKGRNALREAVHLLQQEVERAQAENSNLKTALEEERSRADIEKEEKEKASAAGLSLEKEISRLKSEISVKPRGNVDAQYKGEINLLKAQVSDRDKEINRLKDLIEREKKREDSASKNANVEKEEKVKETAARASLENEISELKSEIYSLKQRGNADGQDKSEVNLLKAQLDDYEKKIDQLKKLIEREKKRADSASKNVEVEKKKASEARKSAKAEKSKTDDERKRANIEREKAENYGLQLEVLKKEAHKVNSDLASETLKLVEANRKLEGEKQKVVKEREIANSEKAKADEHRKFAEANRKMTMEEKHRAERLSMELVESRKRVDELQKEINEIRPLRELDEAPNAQSFNNRSGVAFQESKSDELKLVLEHPNFEELNKRYEIEKQKVIKEKKRAESERVKAEKQKKLVEVNWKKVMEEKSRADHLSRQLEDAKKKIEELSSRKLIDASAVELRKDKVAESAKVKHLKKQLKFEKKQRNHANEVVKLERSRNSILQQELGRMEVEFDQFSQRLGMLNKAFSHSAEGTDDLKKMNLQSGVKRLKPGCPVLDAREATQHTAPFLLLSGGNCTDSISGIDSILESPVRGSNRKMLQSSAIHSNRESFSDRQLVGSQEKLVEENVQPTISNLSAEVTKINCNENAAVVAENSVRSPFRTDGVGKVNEHSRKRKRILHAVESIEGLYTEGKKLHMRIEENLSVMHCLLNKQMEKHYEEGRYLLPSLQGNAMHGKLYKKGNEGIEDKLARQKYADSDEQKMANKFENEVFGYASICRQVPSNANELIGVAQAIREAATSDFETLASFDEVTDGNYLKLLDLDNASDEECYRMAMEVPLSPTLPEIEVQGLEASGADNLKPSSKESYCEGSSSKEEKQSPSYGVEVDAVDILGKSGDVFGNSVTTTKACDLKDSGTQLMSDAPLARNVEAVFPLGSELGYLVLSNFKDSSSISRICYAFRGCITLYPLITHTDWRVREILLALKTEEKLLPKEKVCIFFSLLLLNFSTAALIKFGSLNRTSNPCLDSYVQHMCSVMSDWEGRSIFAEFGSLEESLSIMEDSLINGRFVVCKDYSSETLVDGVHVSSRPASADELVAGSIVLASICAALDHTGFICEMSYNILQTSRSNHSLVLRILHVFAYLGGEKFLNFGNSNLVIIMKSIVTHLEGVSSSDTASSFIPSVSNSRIMFSPCVKCPFSEDSVSVDAATSLLLERLQMNSSVQPNTCTSFMLCDLSNLLSLVELVAIIMSWEWTSANIIPRLLKVMESCMAENVITGIVVLLGQLGRIGVNALGYGDKEVEFLRGELSAFLCRDSATSVGLPTQIATVTALLGLLSSDFKTIIQNNAISAAIGSQFGPAESIRKWFSLLPKKQQDFSFGLLQTAGMEPEPEIPCCKT